The following are encoded together in the Adhaeribacter arboris genome:
- a CDS encoding S1 family peptidase produces MTERETFVLIERYLSGELSGEEQFDFDQHRRNDPVFADRYRDYQEFHGAMQVYKTRTALKQKLEVIHAAEITPSLAPKPAELPIIPSSWRVFWNQHFATMAVAASVAVITVFGSLLSIDAWRSVKKQQNARYSELRREVDQIKRSQRELIQDISGIPPVRNSQKDVRPASFSGTGFLLNADGYFVTSYHVIKDADSVYIENHKGLRYKVKEVYKDKLHDLAILKIVDSNFTSLGYLPYAFKSSPADLGDKVYTLGFPREDMVYGEGSLSSRSGFEGDTTAYQISIPVNPGNSGGPLIDSQGNLIGVISGKQIGQEGTAFAVKSAYLKDLIQGMGKDTLTEPIYLSRRNNLAGLARTQQIKKLQDYVFMVKIYN; encoded by the coding sequence ATGACAGAGAGAGAAACTTTCGTTTTAATTGAACGCTACTTGTCCGGTGAGCTTTCCGGAGAGGAGCAGTTCGATTTTGACCAACACCGGCGAAACGATCCGGTTTTTGCCGATCGTTACCGCGACTACCAGGAGTTTCATGGAGCCATGCAGGTTTATAAAACCCGTACCGCCCTGAAACAAAAATTAGAAGTTATTCATGCCGCCGAAATAACCCCATCTTTAGCGCCTAAACCAGCCGAACTACCTATTATTCCATCTTCTTGGCGGGTATTCTGGAACCAGCATTTTGCGACGATGGCGGTGGCGGCCTCCGTAGCCGTTATCACCGTATTCGGCAGTTTACTCAGTATAGATGCCTGGCGTTCGGTTAAAAAACAACAAAATGCCCGTTATTCGGAATTGCGGCGCGAAGTAGATCAAATTAAACGCAGCCAGCGGGAGCTCATTCAGGATATTTCCGGAATTCCGCCGGTCCGGAATTCTCAAAAAGATGTGCGGCCCGCCTCTTTTAGCGGCACTGGCTTTCTGTTAAACGCCGACGGTTATTTTGTTACCAGTTACCACGTCATTAAAGATGCCGATTCCGTTTACATTGAAAACCACAAAGGGCTGCGTTATAAGGTGAAAGAAGTTTATAAAGACAAACTGCACGATTTGGCTATTTTAAAAATTGTAGATTCTAATTTTACTTCATTAGGTTATTTGCCTTACGCCTTTAAATCCAGTCCGGCCGATTTAGGCGATAAAGTTTATACTTTAGGTTTCCCCCGCGAAGATATGGTATACGGCGAAGGTTCTTTAAGCTCCCGCAGTGGTTTTGAAGGCGATACTACTGCTTATCAAATTTCTATTCCGGTAAACCCAGGTAACAGCGGCGGGCCATTAATTGATAGTCAAGGTAATTTAATTGGCGTAATTAGCGGCAAGCAAATCGGTCAGGAAGGCACTGCTTTCGCGGTTAAATCGGCTTACCTGAAAGACTTAATTCAGGGAATGGGGAAAGATACTTTAACGGAGCCCATCTATTTGTCGCGGCGCAATAACTTAGCTGGTTTAGCCCGCACGCAGCAGATAAAGAAATTACAGGATTATGTATTTATGGTTAAAATCTACAATTGA
- a CDS encoding site-specific integrase yields the protein MKTTRTFSILAMVRRTKTNKLREVPVIMRLTIDGKISEIATKHYIKPELWDSNQGKVKGKSIYSKTINDTIELFKLRAKQHYNKLIEEGKDIDLDAIKNGILGIEEKQLTLLDVFTKLVKDVKAKIGVEFSFSCYNAYKASENHIRNFIYLEYKVKDFKLKELSYKFIADFELYLKTKGKCRQNGAIKHVQRLKKAIKIALKYNYLEKDPFLLHSMSKDKVVRLPLNEGELELLKNTRFNFQRLEIIKDMFLFTCYTGLAFIDAKHLRMSNLSIGIDGEEWIYTERKKTGNPCTIPLLSPAKAILEKYKEHERVITSGFLLPIPSNQKFNAYLKEIADICGIRKKLTVHIGRHTFATTIALQNGVPMEVLKQILGHDNINTTQIYAKVTNTLIAASTQALRKKLAK from the coding sequence ATGAAAACTACACGCACATTTTCCATCTTAGCAATGGTCAGAAGAACTAAGACCAATAAGCTAAGAGAAGTACCTGTTATTATGAGACTTACCATTGATGGTAAAATAAGTGAAATAGCCACTAAACATTACATTAAGCCTGAGCTGTGGGATTCCAATCAAGGGAAAGTTAAAGGGAAATCTATTTATTCTAAGACAATAAACGATACCATCGAGCTATTTAAACTTAGAGCCAAGCAACATTATAATAAACTAATAGAAGAAGGAAAAGATATTGACCTGGATGCTATAAAGAATGGTATTTTGGGGATAGAAGAAAAGCAGCTTACCCTGTTGGATGTTTTCACTAAGTTAGTAAAAGATGTTAAAGCTAAAATAGGAGTGGAGTTTAGCTTTAGCTGTTATAATGCTTATAAAGCTTCTGAGAACCATATTAGAAATTTTATTTATTTGGAGTACAAGGTAAAAGACTTTAAGTTAAAAGAACTCTCTTATAAGTTTATAGCTGACTTTGAGTTATACCTGAAGACAAAAGGGAAGTGTAGGCAAAATGGAGCTATTAAACATGTCCAACGCCTTAAAAAGGCGATTAAAATAGCATTGAAGTATAATTACTTGGAAAAAGACCCTTTTCTCTTACATTCTATGTCTAAGGATAAGGTTGTAAGACTCCCATTGAATGAAGGAGAATTAGAGCTATTAAAAAATACCAGGTTTAATTTTCAGAGGTTGGAGATTATAAAAGATATGTTCCTATTTACCTGTTATACTGGTTTAGCTTTTATTGATGCAAAGCACCTTAGGATGTCAAACCTAAGTATTGGTATTGATGGGGAGGAGTGGATATATACTGAGCGTAAGAAGACAGGTAATCCATGTACTATACCTCTTCTTTCACCTGCAAAGGCCATTCTGGAAAAGTATAAGGAGCATGAAAGAGTAATAACTTCAGGTTTTCTACTTCCAATCCCTTCTAATCAAAAGTTTAATGCTTACCTTAAAGAAATAGCTGATATATGTGGTATTAGGAAGAAACTAACTGTCCATATTGGAAGACATACATTTGCTACTACTATAGCCCTTCAGAATGGTGTTCCTATGGAAGTCCTAAAGCAAATTTTAGGTCATGATAATATAAATACAACCCAAATCTACGCCAAAGTAACTAATACCCTTATAGCAGCTTCTACCCAAGCTTTAAGAAAGAAGCTTGCTAAATAG
- a CDS encoding neutral/alkaline non-lysosomal ceramidase N-terminal domain-containing protein: MKGFPLFIIGLLLSCQSCITQKLDTTPYPTTQYYQQSKKRIAELPLISSSSNDTIQVGWFKINMTPPKPVPMAGYGKRKGKKYEQVHDSVWVRAFVFRKGNYKAAWVTADLLIMPMRITERLQQLLVNKGYTLNNIYLTATHTHYSFGGWGKKLAGRIIAGKYNQELVNKTTEAIAQTIEQAENNATTASIGYQEIPAPEFVYNRLVGNKGNLDTLIRVMHFQKISGEKALICTFAAHPTSVASNDLRLSAEYPGALVSLLEQKMQLNMAAFGAGAVGSHGPQAPGENYTKVANLAEGLANKIQNYSQNLSLTFQTDLSNAYFAIDLNKPQWRYGEKRRFRPWLFYTVFGKYPAGLSLLQVGSTVFIGTPCDFSGELLPEISTTASARNQKVVVTSFNGSYIGYVTPEKYFNHKKYETHDMNFFGPSTGTYLTELIKLILQKTNK, translated from the coding sequence GAAAAAAAGAATAGCGGAGTTGCCGCTGATTTCCTCTAGCTCTAATGATACCATTCAAGTAGGTTGGTTTAAAATAAATATGACGCCGCCTAAACCGGTACCCATGGCAGGTTATGGTAAACGAAAAGGCAAGAAATACGAACAAGTGCATGATTCTGTTTGGGTACGGGCTTTTGTTTTTAGAAAAGGCAACTACAAAGCCGCTTGGGTAACAGCTGATTTGCTTATTATGCCCATGCGTATCACCGAACGTTTGCAGCAACTACTTGTAAATAAGGGCTATACTTTAAACAATATTTACCTGACGGCTACCCACACGCATTACAGTTTTGGCGGTTGGGGCAAAAAGTTAGCCGGTAGAATAATAGCTGGTAAATACAACCAAGAACTGGTAAACAAAACAACGGAAGCCATAGCCCAAACCATTGAACAGGCCGAGAATAATGCAACTACAGCTTCTATTGGCTACCAGGAAATTCCCGCTCCCGAGTTTGTATACAACCGTTTAGTGGGGAATAAAGGCAATTTAGATACTTTAATCCGGGTGATGCACTTTCAGAAAATTTCCGGAGAAAAAGCTTTGATTTGTACTTTTGCGGCGCATCCAACTTCCGTAGCTTCTAATGATCTTCGTTTATCGGCGGAATATCCGGGAGCTTTGGTAAGTTTATTGGAACAAAAAATGCAATTAAATATGGCCGCTTTTGGGGCGGGAGCCGTTGGCAGTCACGGACCACAAGCTCCCGGCGAGAACTACACCAAGGTAGCTAACTTAGCCGAAGGTTTGGCGAATAAAATTCAAAACTACTCCCAAAATTTATCTCTTACTTTCCAGACAGATTTAAGCAACGCTTATTTTGCGATAGACTTGAACAAACCGCAGTGGCGGTATGGGGAAAAGCGGCGTTTTCGTCCTTGGCTGTTTTACACTGTCTTTGGTAAATACCCGGCCGGTTTATCGTTGCTGCAAGTAGGATCTACGGTATTTATTGGTACTCCCTGCGATTTCTCCGGAGAGTTATTGCCGGAGATCTCTACTACTGCTTCGGCTCGTAACCAGAAAGTAGTAGTTACCAGTTTCAATGGCAGTTATATTGGTTACGTAACCCCAGAGAAATACTTTAACCATAAAAAGTACGAAACTCACGACATGAATTTTTTTGGACCGAGCACAGGTACTTATTTAACGGAATTAATAAAGTTAATTTTACAAAAAACAAATAAATAG
- a CDS encoding RNA polymerase sigma factor, with product MHKALYFSDEAIIHGIVNDDEEALAYLYRIHFPMILNFIQNNSGTDDEAKDIYQESIIVFYEKIKAGTLELNCQIKTYLYSVCRRLWLKRLTEKSKYSGSVNDSDVYLNLLSDAPAIEENDQKFSTMEQALHQLGEPCRTLLEDYYFQDLSMQLITEKFGYTNADNAKNQKYKCLMRLKKLFFSLYKMQV from the coding sequence ATGCATAAAGCACTTTATTTTTCGGATGAAGCTATCATTCACGGAATAGTAAATGACGATGAGGAAGCATTAGCCTACCTGTACCGGATTCACTTTCCCATGATTTTAAACTTTATTCAGAACAACAGCGGCACCGACGACGAAGCAAAAGATATTTACCAAGAAAGCATTATTGTTTTCTACGAAAAGATTAAAGCGGGCACTCTGGAACTTAACTGCCAGATTAAAACGTACTTATACTCAGTATGCCGGCGGCTTTGGCTCAAACGGCTTACCGAGAAAAGCAAATACTCCGGCTCCGTGAATGATTCGGATGTTTATTTAAATTTATTAAGCGATGCGCCTGCTATAGAGGAAAACGACCAAAAGTTTAGCACTATGGAGCAGGCTTTGCATCAATTAGGAGAGCCTTGCCGGACGTTATTAGAAGATTATTACTTTCAGGATTTATCGATGCAGCTGATAACCGAAAAATTTGGTTACACGAACGCCGATAACGCCAAGAATCAAAAATATAAGTGCCTGATGCGCCTGAAAAAACTATTTTTTAGTTTGTATAAAATGCAGGTGTAA